From the Deltaproteobacteria bacterium genome, the window CTACCAAGGAACCGGGAAAAGGCGCTGGTTTGGGACTGGCTATTTGCGACGAAATTATTCGCAGCCATCACGGTAAACTCTCCATAGAAAGCCTGGAAGGAAAAGGCTCTACCATTCGGGTGCAGCTCCCCGCTTTTTCCGCAGAAGGGGAATAATTCTATGTCTTCTCCAATTGGCATACTCATCGTAGACGATGATGAAATCACCTGTAACCTTTTAGAGGAGGTCTTATCCAAAGAAGGGTATGTCGTTGATAAAGCCCTCAACGGCCGGGAAGCCATTGACAAAGGGGAGAATAAACCTTACGACGTCGTACTCACCGACATTCGGATGATCGATGTCGACGGCATGGAGGTGCTCAGGGCTTACCGGCAAAAGAGTCCGGACAGCATCATCATCATGATGACTGCTTTTGGCTCTATTGAAACAGCCATCCGGGCGATTAAAGAAGGGGCTTACGATTACGTCAGTAAACCCTTCAAGCTTGATGAGATCAAGCTGACCATCCGGCGCGCTCTTGAACAGAAGCGCCTGTTGCAAGAAAACCTCTTCTACCGGCAGGAATTGATCACCAAATACAAACTGGAGAATATCGTTGGGCGTAGTCCGCAGATGCTCCAGGTTTATAAAACCGTTGCTCGCGTTGCCGAAAGCCGCTCCACAGTTTTAATCGCCGGGGAAAGTGGTACGGGAAAAGAACTGGTTGCCCGGGCCATCCATTTCAATAGCCCGCGGTCCTCCAAACCATATGTGGCCGTGGATTGTGGTTCTTTAGCTGAAACCCTTCTGGAGAGTGAACTTTTTGGACACGTTCGGGGAGCGTTCACCGGCGCCGTTACCAATAAAAAAGGTCTCTTCGAAGAGGCAGATAACGGAACTTGCTTCCTTGACGAAGTAGGGGACATCAGCCTGGCGATGCAGGCCAAACTTTTGAGGGTTATTCAGGAGCATGAAATCAAACGGGTTGGGGGAACGGAAACTACCAAGATTGATGTCCGCATCATTGCGGCAACGAACAAAAATTTGGAAGAGTTGGTTGCCGAAAAAAAATTTCGTGAGGACCTCTTCTACCGCCTCAACGTGGTTTCTATTCATCTTCCCCCCCTGCGGGAACGGCTGGATGATATTCCATTTCTGGCTGACCACTTTTTACGGAAGTATGCCGCGGAGAATGAAAAGCCGGTTTCCCGGATTTCTGCAGAAGTTTTAGATCTTTTGCTCCGCTACCAATGGCCTGGAAACGTGCGGGAGTTGGAAAATGTGATTGAACGCGCCTTAACTCTTTCCCCCCATTCTTTAATCCTTCCCGAAGACCTTCCCCGGCGACTCCGGGTGGAACCTTCTGAGATCAGTGCCACTTCTCTCCCTTCCCAGGTTTCTCTAACTGAGCTGGAAAAGATCTATATTAAAAAAGTTTTAGAAGAGACAGGGGGAAACAAGAAGAGGGCTGCTGATATCTTGGGAATTGACCGCCGCACTCTTTATCGTATGGCTGCCCGCTATGGAATTAGCCTCAAACGCTAAATGAGGCTAAATGCCCCACTTAACAATATAGCCCCACATATATAACCTTTCAAAATTATTTAATTATTTTTTTTATTTCTAAATAATGAGGCAATAATGCCTATTTTAAATTTTTCCCAAGATAGATTTATTTAATAATGGGATAGAAATTTTATTATTAACTATTTGATTTGACAATAAA encodes:
- a CDS encoding sigma-54 dependent transcriptional regulator; amino-acid sequence: MSSPIGILIVDDDEITCNLLEEVLSKEGYVVDKALNGREAIDKGENKPYDVVLTDIRMIDVDGMEVLRAYRQKSPDSIIIMMTAFGSIETAIRAIKEGAYDYVSKPFKLDEIKLTIRRALEQKRLLQENLFYRQELITKYKLENIVGRSPQMLQVYKTVARVAESRSTVLIAGESGTGKELVARAIHFNSPRSSKPYVAVDCGSLAETLLESELFGHVRGAFTGAVTNKKGLFEEADNGTCFLDEVGDISLAMQAKLLRVIQEHEIKRVGGTETTKIDVRIIAATNKNLEELVAEKKFREDLFYRLNVVSIHLPPLRERLDDIPFLADHFLRKYAAENEKPVSRISAEVLDLLLRYQWPGNVRELENVIERALTLSPHSLILPEDLPRRLRVEPSEISATSLPSQVSLTELEKIYIKKVLEETGGNKKRAADILGIDRRTLYRMAARYGISLKR